One window of Lacerta agilis isolate rLacAgi1 chromosome 14, rLacAgi1.pri, whole genome shotgun sequence genomic DNA carries:
- the LRRC46 gene encoding leucine-rich repeat-containing protein 46: MMSGGGVSMTKSLIAQRNLNIPVEKESPESISQALTSLHTLRLDRERISCIANLQGLEQVHSLYLQQNQIEKIENLSCFPNLTFLTLAGNRISQVENLNTLPKLQFLDLSQNRIETLDTDELPQSLVILDLTGNECTKQKSYRERVLAALPRLKELDTQGVPNQKDTVQSEEEEEDSSEDSDEDWSDLAIPLSVEKDFFANLREELRAHSAQRREEEAGEYEDRLEELRQMQNLRELVFNTTERTPWPFGEPEPISAAPEGSVLQSDPHHHHPPPNLSKTANPTPKKGPRASKGKAGGSSPTQLKTSKGEGSGVMKTASKGVKK; the protein is encoded by the exons ATGATGTCAGGAG GAGGAGTGAGTATGACGAAATCCCTCATTGCTCAGAGGAACCTCAACATTCCAGTGGAGAAAGAGTCCCCGGAGAGTAT ATCCCAAGCCTTGACTTCTCTTCATACCCTCCGGCTAGACAGAGAGAGAATTAGCTGCATCGCAAATCTGCAAGGTTTAGAGCAGGTCCACAGCCTTTACCTGCAACAG AACCAAATAGAGAAAATTGAGAACTTGAGCTGCTTTCCAAACTTGAC TTTTCTGACATTAGCTGGGAACCGCATTAGCCAAGTGGAGAACCTGAATACTCTCCCGAAGCTGCAGTTTCTGGATCTCTCACAGAACCGCATTGAAACACTGGACACAG ATGAGCTGCCCCAGAGCCTCGTGATCCTTGACCTGACAGGAAACGAATGCACTAAGCAGAAGAGCTACAG GGAGCGCGTGTTGGCAGCTCTGCCCCGTCTGAAAGAACTGGATACGCAGGGTGTTCCTAATCAGAAAGACACCGTCCaaagtgaagaagaggaggaggacagttCAGAAGACAGCGACGAGGATTGGTCTGATCTTGCTATACCTCTGAGCGTAGAAAAAG ACTTCTTTGCCAACCTCCGTGAGGAGCTTAGAGCCCACTCAGCCCagcggagggaggaggaagcggggGAATACGAAGACCGCTTGGAGGAGCTGAGGCAGATGCAGAACCTGAGAGAGCTGGTGTTCAACACAACTGAGAGGACGCCTTGGCCATTCGGTGAACCGGAACCAATATCCGCAGCCCCAGAGGGGAGCGTGCTCCAAAgcgatccccaccaccaccaccctcctcccAACCTTTCGAAAACGGCAAATCCAACACCCAAAAAGGGGCCAAGAGCCTCAAAGGGGAAGGCCGGCGGCTCAAGTCCAACACAGCTGAAAACTTCAAAGGGAGAGGGGTCTGGTGTAATGAAAACCGCAAGCAAAGGAGTAAAGAAATGA
- the SCRN2 gene encoding secernin-2, giving the protein MADPCPRGPSSCDCFVSLPPASAAREVIFGKNSDRPRDEVQEVVYFPAGSHAKGSKVQCTYIEVDQVEKTHAVILSRPAWLWGAEMGANEHGVCIGNEGVWTKEPVAVEEALLGMDLVRLGLERSNSAQEAVQVITALLERYGQGGSCKEEPTPFIYHNTFLLADRTEAWIVETAGRFWAAQRIREGARNISNQLSIGTDITSEHAGLRQHAREQGWWSGQGAFSFLEVFSLTHQPVRMEAAKARYCAGQQLLRQHSGQITAETIMTILSDKASGICVDSEGFCTTGSMVSVLPQDPHLPCIHFFTATPDPSRSIFKPFIFVPNVTFFHQVQSPTFGDKDPVREMPRFQRRVDRRHNLYREHQLVLDTMDRNEHERQRLQEIMRKFQRQALEAMKNLLAGSFTLKPQELADLFYDCVVTELTLYKQ; this is encoded by the exons ATGGCTGATCCTTGTCCCCGTGGACCCTCCTCCTGCGACTGCTTCGTCTCTCTTCCCCCGGCCTCTGCAGCCAGAGAGGTCATATTTGGCAAGAATTCTGACCGGCCGAGGGATGAAGTCCAAGAGGTAGTCTATTTCCCAGCTGGAAGCCATGCCAAGGGGTCAAAGGTCCAG TGCACATATATTGAAGTGGACCAGGTTGAGAAGACCCATGCGGTCATCCTCAGCCGACCAGCCTGGCTCTGGGGAGCTGAGATGGGGGCCAACGAGCATGGGGTCTGCATCGGCAATGAAGGGGTGTGGACCAAGGAGCCCGTGGCAGTGGAGGAAGCCTTGCTGGGCATGGATCTGGTCAG GCTCGGTTTGGAGCGGAGCAACAGTGCCCAGGAAGCAGTCCAGGTTATAACAGCCCTCCTGGAACGTTATGGCCAAGGGGGCAGTTGCAAGGAGGAGCCGACCCCTTTCATTTACCATAACACCTTCCTTCTTGCGGATCGCACTGAAGCCTGGATCGTAGAAACAGCCGGGCGGTTTTGGGCGGCTCAGAGGATTCGAG AAGGTGCCCGGAACATTTCCAACCAGCTGAGCATTGGTACCGACATTACCTCTGAGCATGCGGGCCTCAGGCAACATGCCCGGGAGCAGGGATGGTGGAGTGGCCAAGGGGCGTTCAGCTTCCTGGAGGTGTTCTCTCTCACCCACCAGCCTGTGCGCATGGAGGCGGCCAAAGCTCGCTATTGTGCTGGCCAGCAGCTGTTGCGGCAACATTCAG GGCAGATCACCGCAGAGACCATTATGACCATCTTGAGTGACAAGGCCAGCGGGATCTGCGTTGATTCGGAAGGTTTCTGCACCACGGGAAGCATGGTGTCCGTCCTGCCGCAGGATCCCCATCTGCCTTGCATCCACTTCTTCACGGCCACGCCAGACCCTTCCAG GTCGATCTTCAAACCCTTCATCTTCGTTCCCAACGTCACTTTCTTTCACCAAGTGCAATCGCCGACCTTTGGCGACAAAGACCCCGTCAGGGAGATGCCCAGGTTTCAGAGGCGAGTGGACCGACGGCACAATCTCTACAGGGAACACCAGTTAGTCCTGGACACCATGGACCGCAATGAG catgagcGCCAGAGACTCCAAGAGATTATGCGAAAATTTCAGCGGCAAGCACTGGAAGCCATGAAGAACCTGCTGGCAGGCTCCTTCACTCTGAAACCCCAGGAGCTGGCTGACCTCTTCTATGACTGTGTGGTCACAGAACTCACGTTATATAAACAGTAA